From one Acipenser ruthenus chromosome 21, fAciRut3.2 maternal haplotype, whole genome shotgun sequence genomic stretch:
- the LOC117428083 gene encoding heat shock protein beta-1-like isoform X1, whose translation MAEPSRIFPRPLFRRDWNWDPFLDWAQPTCIFDQDFRMPLSLEENDLNWVDWATRRLSSSWPGYLQSPNWAPSLGKQQTVCRQGLQRQLSGGVSEVRAGPDSWKISLDVNHFTPEEITIKAKGGYVEISGKHEERQDEHGFVSRCFTRKYKLPIGVSPQAIASSLSPGGVLSVDFPLPKPAAGVPVEIIIPVQVENKAEALKEEEEDPEKKQASPADSEEKGPPQQEVPASEPVPSDQQDQPAPSDQQAPQAAEQEVQEKQDAEQPEEVKSQAGQF comes from the exons ATGGCAGAGCCAAGCAGGATTTTCCCTCGCCCCCTGTTTCGACGGGACTGGAACTGGGACCCTTTTCTGGACTGGGCACAGCCGACCTGCATTTTTGACCAAGATTTCAGGATGCCCCTTTCCCTGGAGGAGAATGACTTAAACTGGGTGGACTGGGCGACGAGGCGTCTCTCTTCCTCCTGGCCAGGGTACCTCCAATCCCCCAATTGGGCCCCCTCTCTGGGGAAGCAGCAGACAGTCTGCAGGCAGGGCCTCCAGCGACAGCTGAGCGGAGGAGTGTCCGAGGTGAGAGCTGGACCAGACAGCTGGAAGATCAGCCTGGATGTGAACCATTTCACCCCTGAGGAAATCACTATCAAAGCCAAGGGGGGCTATGTGGAGATATCAG GAAAACATGAAGAAAGGCAGGATGAACATGGTTTCGTTTCAAGATGCTTCACAAGGAAATATAA GCTTCCTATTGGGGTGTCTCCCCAGGCCATTGCCTCCTCACTCTCCCCCGGAGGGGTTCTCTCAGTGGATTTCCCTCTCCCCAAGCCTGCTGCTGGGGTCCCGGTGGAGATTATCATCCCTGTACAG GTGGAGAACAAGGCAGAGGCTCTGAAAGAAGAAGAGGAGGACCCTGAGAAAAAACAAGCTTCTCCAGCAGACAGCGAAGAGAAGGGCCCTCCACAACAAGAAGTACCAGCGAGTGAGCCAGTGCCCAGCGACCAGCAAGACCAGCCAGCCCCCAGTGACCAGCAAGCTCCCCAGGCAGCAGAGCAAGAGGTCCAAGAGAAACAGGACGCAGAACAGCCTGAGGAGGTCAAGAGCCAGGCGGGGCAGTTCTGA
- the LOC117428083 gene encoding heat shock protein beta-1-like isoform X2, which translates to MAEPSRIFPRPLFRRDWNWDPFLDWAQPTCIFDQDFRMPLSLEENDLNWVDWATRRLSSSWPGYLQSPNWAPSLGKQQTVCRQGLQRQLSGGVSEVRAGPDSWKISLDVNHFTPEEITIKAKGGYVEISGKHEERQDEHGFVSRCFTRKYKLPIGVSPQAIASSLSPGGVLSVDFPLPKPAAGVPVEIIIPVQ; encoded by the exons ATGGCAGAGCCAAGCAGGATTTTCCCTCGCCCCCTGTTTCGACGGGACTGGAACTGGGACCCTTTTCTGGACTGGGCACAGCCGACCTGCATTTTTGACCAAGATTTCAGGATGCCCCTTTCCCTGGAGGAGAATGACTTAAACTGGGTGGACTGGGCGACGAGGCGTCTCTCTTCCTCCTGGCCAGGGTACCTCCAATCCCCCAATTGGGCCCCCTCTCTGGGGAAGCAGCAGACAGTCTGCAGGCAGGGCCTCCAGCGACAGCTGAGCGGAGGAGTGTCCGAGGTGAGAGCTGGACCAGACAGCTGGAAGATCAGCCTGGATGTGAACCATTTCACCCCTGAGGAAATCACTATCAAAGCCAAGGGGGGCTATGTGGAGATATCAG GAAAACATGAAGAAAGGCAGGATGAACATGGTTTCGTTTCAAGATGCTTCACAAGGAAATATAA GCTTCCTATTGGGGTGTCTCCCCAGGCCATTGCCTCCTCACTCTCCCCCGGAGGGGTTCTCTCAGTGGATTTCCCTCTCCCCAAGCCTGCTGCTGGGGTCCCGGTGGAGATTATCATCCCTGTACAG tgA